The Vibrio astriarenae genome contains a region encoding:
- a CDS encoding cation-translocating P-type ATPase: MNTDQTTGLSTSEAQARLEKHGTNELTAQESASAWELYIHQYKNPLIFILAVGALVSWFTGHAIDAIAIAVIIVINTGIAFWQEFKAQKGMEALKEMAAPEAEVMRDGKWISVPAKTLVPGDIIKINTGDILPADVRILESNRLTVDEAALTGESEPVNKQSELIEDETVGLGDQKNMGFMTTIVTTGTGLAVVTSTGMETEVGHIADMMNQTEETKTPMQERMDTIALVLLIVALTVVAIVCAIGLYHGMPWLEILTMGISLSVAAIPEGLPTVVTIVLTLGSTKMVKNNALAKQLAAIETLGSTTVICSDKTGTLTQNQMQVMKAYDVSGRYWDVSGKGFDPKGEFIAKGHDVAATNSPAMMKGLVVATLCNDAEYVNDKGNWTVRGNPTEGALIVAAAKAGLNQAEMLSTGGYSIVKKFPFDSGRKMASVIVRDPEGKHFLALKGAPDVVLRNSTSFMLDGGFVPTVGTEATAGNLALDTAQAQELQTNFEAAIQSFGGDALRTLAVGFRELKEEELELDFPELEKDVSILGIYGIMDPPRPEVRDAVESCYAAGVRTVMITGDHAVTAAAIAREIGIIRSEEDLVVTGAELDQMDEDKLRAICPKVAVFARVTPEHKLRIVKAQQENNEVASMTGDGVNDAPALRRADIGVAMGITGTSVAKDSGDLILLDDNFSTIVKAVRQGRQIFDNLRKFIRQALTANVGEVSVILFAFLVMGPEVVLPLTPLMILWVNLVSDGLPALALGVEPEEKDLMERKPSKRNAGFFSDGLGMRILTRGLALGGLSFVTFSYVLGDGYSAQYAQTVAFLTLIFAQLWSLFDARTFTTIYRKNPFTNNYLLGAVAVSAILSLGVVYTSFGQLVFSTEAIEFGHLMSIILVAAVPTFVLSAIKEVTKVKFI; this comes from the coding sequence CTGAACACAGATCAAACTACAGGTCTATCTACTTCTGAAGCTCAAGCGCGCCTAGAAAAGCACGGCACGAACGAACTGACAGCACAAGAGTCAGCTTCTGCTTGGGAACTGTATATTCACCAGTATAAAAACCCCCTAATTTTCATCCTAGCGGTTGGCGCTTTAGTCTCTTGGTTTACTGGCCACGCTATCGATGCAATCGCAATCGCGGTTATTATTGTTATCAATACCGGTATCGCATTCTGGCAAGAGTTTAAAGCTCAGAAAGGTATGGAAGCGCTAAAAGAGATGGCGGCGCCTGAAGCAGAAGTGATGCGTGACGGGAAGTGGATCAGCGTACCTGCGAAAACGCTTGTACCTGGCGACATCATTAAAATTAACACAGGTGATATTCTCCCTGCTGATGTTCGCATCCTAGAGTCAAACCGTCTCACAGTAGATGAAGCTGCACTGACGGGTGAATCTGAACCGGTTAACAAGCAGTCTGAGTTAATTGAAGACGAAACGGTTGGCCTTGGTGATCAGAAGAACATGGGCTTCATGACAACGATCGTAACCACGGGTACAGGTCTTGCTGTTGTAACTAGCACGGGTATGGAAACGGAAGTTGGTCACATCGCTGATATGATGAACCAAACTGAAGAAACTAAGACTCCAATGCAAGAGCGCATGGATACTATCGCTCTAGTGTTACTTATTGTGGCTCTAACAGTTGTAGCGATTGTTTGTGCGATCGGTCTTTACCACGGTATGCCATGGTTAGAGATCCTAACGATGGGTATTTCTCTTTCAGTTGCTGCAATTCCTGAAGGTCTTCCAACGGTTGTAACTATCGTATTGACGTTAGGTTCAACTAAGATGGTTAAGAACAACGCACTAGCAAAACAGCTTGCTGCTATCGAAACACTAGGTTCGACAACCGTTATCTGTTCAGATAAGACAGGTACCCTTACTCAAAACCAAATGCAGGTGATGAAGGCATACGATGTGTCTGGCCGTTACTGGGATGTGTCTGGTAAAGGTTTTGACCCTAAAGGTGAGTTCATCGCTAAAGGTCATGACGTAGCGGCGACGAACAGCCCAGCGATGATGAAAGGTCTTGTCGTTGCAACTTTATGTAATGATGCAGAATACGTAAACGATAAAGGCAACTGGACTGTTCGTGGTAACCCAACAGAAGGTGCATTGATCGTTGCGGCTGCAAAAGCAGGCCTTAATCAAGCTGAAATGCTGAGCACTGGCGGCTACTCAATTGTTAAGAAGTTCCCGTTTGACTCTGGTCGTAAGATGGCATCGGTTATCGTTCGTGATCCTGAAGGTAAGCACTTCCTAGCACTGAAAGGCGCACCAGACGTCGTACTACGTAACTCTACAAGCTTTATGCTTGACGGTGGTTTCGTACCAACAGTAGGTACTGAGGCGACTGCAGGCAACCTTGCTCTAGATACAGCGCAAGCTCAAGAGCTACAAACGAATTTTGAAGCAGCGATCCAAAGCTTCGGTGGTGACGCACTGCGTACACTGGCTGTGGGTTTCCGTGAGCTTAAAGAAGAAGAGCTAGAGCTTGACTTCCCTGAGCTAGAGAAAGACGTAAGCATTCTTGGTATCTATGGCATCATGGATCCACCGCGACCAGAAGTACGTGACGCAGTAGAAAGCTGTTACGCAGCGGGTGTTCGTACTGTAATGATTACGGGTGACCACGCAGTGACAGCGGCGGCTATCGCGCGTGAAATCGGCATTATCCGTAGCGAAGAAGACTTAGTGGTAACTGGTGCTGAACTAGACCAAATGGATGAAGATAAGCTACGCGCTATCTGTCCTAAGGTTGCAGTATTTGCTCGTGTAACGCCTGAGCACAAACTACGTATTGTAAAAGCTCAGCAAGAGAACAACGAAGTTGCGTCAATGACGGGTGACGGGGTGAACGATGCACCTGCACTGCGCCGCGCAGACATCGGTGTGGCGATGGGTATCACTGGTACATCAGTAGCAAAAGACTCTGGTGACCTTATCCTTCTGGATGATAACTTCAGCACGATCGTGAAAGCGGTACGCCAAGGTCGTCAAATCTTCGATAACCTGCGTAAGTTTATCCGTCAAGCATTGACAGCAAACGTTGGTGAAGTATCAGTTATTTTGTTCGCATTCCTAGTGATGGGACCAGAAGTTGTACTTCCACTAACACCACTGATGATTCTTTGGGTAAACCTAGTTTCTGATGGTTTACCAGCACTAGCACTTGGTGTTGAACCAGAAGAGAAAGACCTGATGGAGCGTAAGCCAAGCAAACGTAATGCGGGCTTCTTCTCTGACGGCTTAGGTATGCGTATCTTGACGCGTGGTCTAGCACTTGGTGGTTTGAGCTTCGTGACATTCTCATACGTTCTAGGTGATGGATATAGTGCTCAATACGCACAGACAGTTGCTTTCCTAACACTGATTTTTGCACAGTTATGGAGTTTGTTTGATGCACGTACGTTCACTACGATTTACCGTAAGAACCCGTTTACAAACAACTACCTACTAGGTGCGGTAGCTGTGTCTGCAATCCTATCTCTAGGTGTTGTGTACACAAGCTTTGGTCAGCTAGTATTTAGCACAGAAGCGATTGAATTTGGTCACCTAATGTCAATCATTCTAGTGGCAGCAGTACCAACGTTCGTACTGTCTGCAATCAAAGAAGTGACAAAGGTTAAGTTCATTTAA
- the gloA gene encoding lactoylglutathione lyase encodes MANGRLLHTMLRVGDLDRSIEFYTKVMGMELLRQHENAEYKYTLAFVGYGDESNGAVIELTYNWGTSEYDLGSAFGHIAIGVDDIYSTCDAIKAVGGNVTREPGPVKGGSTEIAFVKDPDGYMIELIQNSQGEAGLEG; translated from the coding sequence ATGGCAAACGGCCGCTTACTTCACACCATGCTACGTGTTGGCGATCTTGATCGCTCTATTGAGTTCTACACCAAAGTGATGGGAATGGAATTACTACGTCAGCATGAGAATGCTGAATATAAATACACGCTCGCTTTTGTTGGCTACGGTGATGAATCAAATGGTGCTGTGATTGAGCTGACGTACAACTGGGGCACTTCAGAGTATGACCTTGGCAGCGCATTCGGTCACATCGCCATCGGCGTTGACGACATCTACTCAACGTGTGATGCAATTAAAGCTGTGGGTGGTAATGTCACTCGCGAGCCGGGGCCAGTGAAAGGTGGTTCAACGGAAATCGCTTTCGTAAAAGACCCTGATGGCTACATGATTGAACTGATTCAAAATTCACAGGGTGAGGCTGGTCTAGAAGGCTAA